In one window of Bradyrhizobium sp. AZCC 1721 DNA:
- a CDS encoding 6-hydroxynicotinate reductase, with translation MTDETVATGDKIRCDACPVMCYIKPGAAGACDRYANNNGELVRVDPHIVLERTVSHGGRLVPFQAGGDWDGKLVHEPNVFVTAIGAGTTYPDYKPAPFIVSSEIDGIDMVTVVTEGIFSYCGVKVKIDTDRYLGPETATVRAEGEAIGHVTTSEYGSQMLSLGGVHHLTGGSKKEGRVTCDALMDLSNCKPVELTIDGGATVVVQAGQPPIVNGVAEERMRVGCGSATIGMFAKQWHGKVDEVVVVDDHITGVLSEHQAGKLLDIPDTGIKMKGRRSTPGRYFQVAEPGTGWGGTNISDPLSVLGPFNPKEARPGLTMLMVSTTGEHAAYYQLDEALRPIEKQMPPDLQFSVERIQENCEPALCTVLFMGGAGGSLRAGVTDNPVRLTRSVKDALTRVTSGGAPVYVWPGGGITFMVDVTQMPAGAFGYVPTPALVAPIEFTLKLSDYAALGGHMDHVRPLASLRENSGFRPMPNMPGRRA, from the coding sequence ATGACTGACGAGACCGTTGCCACTGGCGACAAGATCCGCTGCGATGCCTGTCCGGTGATGTGCTACATCAAGCCAGGCGCGGCGGGCGCGTGCGATCGCTATGCCAACAATAACGGCGAGTTGGTGCGCGTCGATCCGCATATCGTGCTGGAACGAACGGTGTCGCACGGTGGACGGCTGGTGCCGTTTCAGGCCGGTGGCGACTGGGACGGCAAACTCGTCCACGAGCCCAACGTGTTCGTCACCGCGATCGGAGCGGGCACTACCTATCCCGATTACAAGCCGGCGCCCTTCATCGTGTCATCGGAAATCGACGGCATCGACATGGTCACGGTCGTGACCGAAGGCATTTTCAGCTACTGCGGCGTCAAGGTGAAGATCGACACCGACCGATATCTCGGTCCCGAGACGGCGACCGTCCGCGCGGAAGGCGAGGCGATCGGCCATGTGACGACCAGCGAATATGGCTCGCAGATGCTTTCGCTCGGCGGCGTGCATCATCTGACCGGCGGTTCCAAGAAGGAGGGCCGCGTTACCTGCGACGCGCTGATGGACCTTTCCAATTGCAAGCCGGTGGAACTGACGATCGACGGTGGCGCCACGGTGGTGGTGCAGGCCGGCCAGCCGCCGATCGTCAATGGTGTTGCCGAAGAGCGCATGCGGGTCGGCTGCGGCTCGGCGACCATCGGCATGTTCGCCAAGCAATGGCACGGCAAGGTCGATGAGGTCGTGGTCGTGGACGACCACATCACCGGCGTCCTCAGTGAACACCAGGCCGGCAAGTTGCTCGATATTCCCGATACCGGGATCAAGATGAAGGGCCGGCGCTCGACGCCCGGCCGTTACTTCCAGGTCGCCGAACCCGGAACGGGGTGGGGCGGCACCAACATTTCCGATCCGCTGTCAGTGCTGGGACCGTTCAATCCGAAGGAGGCGCGGCCTGGGCTCACCATGCTGATGGTTTCGACCACCGGCGAGCACGCCGCCTATTACCAACTCGACGAGGCGTTGCGGCCGATCGAAAAGCAGATGCCGCCCGACCTCCAGTTCTCGGTCGAGCGCATCCAGGAAAATTGCGAACCGGCCTTGTGCACGGTGCTGTTCATGGGCGGTGCCGGCGGTTCGTTGCGCGCCGGCGTCACCGACAATCCGGTGCGGCTGACGCGGTCGGTCAAGGACGCGCTGACGCGGGTCACCAGCGGCGGCGCGCCGGTCTATGTCTGGCCGGGCGGCGGCATCACTTTCATGGTCGATGTCACGCAAATGCCGGCCGGCGCGTTCGGCTATGTGCCGACGCCGGCGCTGGTCGCGCCGATCGAGTTCACGCTGAAGCTGTCCGATTACGCGGCGCTGGGCGGTCACATGGATCATGTGCGCCCGCTGGCATCGTTGCGGGAGAACAGCGGGTTCCGCCCGATGCCCAATATGCCGGGACGGCGCGCATGA
- a CDS encoding (2Fe-2S)-binding protein: protein MRLTVNGKVHDVDAALDTALLYVLRNDLELNGPKYGCGLGECGACAVLIDGVAARSCVIPIEGCAGRDIVTLEGLGTREHPDPVQQAFISEQAAQCGYCLNGMIITTKALLLRSPHPSEDDVLEALRHHLCRCGAHVEIMRAAMRATGRLVEAQAR from the coding sequence ATGCGCCTGACCGTCAACGGCAAGGTTCACGACGTTGACGCCGCGCTCGACACTGCATTGCTTTACGTGCTCCGCAACGACCTCGAACTGAACGGACCGAAATACGGCTGCGGGCTCGGCGAATGCGGCGCCTGCGCCGTACTGATCGACGGCGTCGCCGCGCGTTCCTGCGTGATCCCGATCGAGGGCTGCGCCGGGCGCGACATCGTGACGCTCGAAGGCCTCGGCACGCGCGAGCATCCCGATCCCGTGCAGCAAGCGTTTATCAGCGAACAGGCGGCGCAGTGCGGCTATTGCCTCAACGGCATGATCATCACCACCAAGGCGCTGTTGCTGCGCTCCCCTCACCCATCGGAAGACGACGTACTGGAAGCACTGCGCCATCATCTGTGCCGCTGCGGCGCGCATGTCGAAATCATGCGCGCTGCAATGCGCGCCACAGGCCGTCTCGTTGAGGCGCAGGCGCGATGA
- a CDS encoding molybdopterin cofactor-binding domain-containing protein: MTVPDVAENRKRLQGTLSVVRPASPVEAVKFETFIKITADGSVTAYNGHVDLGTGIRTALGQIVAEELDVSFARVVVVLGDTALVPNQGATIASETIQITAVPLRKAAAQARQFLVARAAERLELSAEDLVIEDGLVRGKDNRSVSYGELIAGETIRLELADDVPVKSVDTYNIVGRSLPRVDLPAKATGELVYVHDMRVPGMLHGRVVRPPYAGVDVGDFIGNSLIAVDEDSVRDIPGLVAVVRIGDFVGVVAEREENAIKAAAQLKVSWKPVPTLPDLKDIETALRANPSTPRTLIDKGDVDAAIAGAAKPMPRTYIWPYQMHASIGPSCAVADYQEDVTRVWSGTQNPHHLRTDLARLIHRREAEIEVIRLEAAGCYGRNCADDVSADAVLLSRAVGRPVRVQLTREQEHAWEPKGTAQLMDVNGGLNADGSIAGYDFATRYPSNGAPTLALLLTGAVPHTPVVLEMGDRTAIPPYDYENLRVVANDMPPIVRAAWLRGVSALPNTFAHESWIDECASEAGVDPIEYRLRYLKDPRAIDLVNAVAERAGWKPRPVRKEKQAEDDIVRGRGFAYALYVHSKFPGYGAAWSAWIADVAVNKATGDVSVTRVVAGQDSGLMVNPDGVRHQIHGNVIQSTSRALMEEVSFDRSSVTAREWGAYPIIKFPEVPEIDVLMLPRQDQPPLGVGESASVPSAAAIANAIYDATGVRFRELPFTPERILRGLRGEEPAAPGALPAPASAPQPDLNRWPSPFAGRRGVLATAAALCAAAVGIGAAVLPWRAIAPIARPDASVYSAATIARGEQLAALGDCAVCHTAANGVLNAGGRPLPTPFGTIYSTNITPDVGTGIGAWSYPAFERAMREGIHRDGRHLYPAFPYPHFARTTDADMQALYAYLMAQSPVRAERPANALAFPFNLRRLMAGWNALFHTPAVFQPDPAKSEIWNRGAYLVEGLGHCGACHSPRNALGAEKANAYLAGGFAEGWEAPALTSLSQAPIPWNEDELYAYLRTGESRLHGVAAGPMAPVVRELAALPDADIRAMAVYLASFNETAIDRPAQQALAVRLEASTGTRTLAAASVGARLYQGACAVCHEVGGAPLFGSRPSLALNSNLHSTVPDNLIQVILHGIAKPAVTDLGYMPAFKDSLSDGQIAELVAYLRQQFAPDKPVWKDIPAAIGRIRQE; this comes from the coding sequence ATGACCGTCCCTGACGTGGCCGAGAATCGCAAGCGGTTGCAAGGCACGCTGTCCGTCGTGCGTCCGGCATCGCCGGTCGAGGCCGTCAAGTTCGAGACGTTCATCAAGATCACGGCAGATGGATCGGTCACCGCCTATAATGGCCACGTCGATCTCGGCACCGGCATCCGCACCGCGCTCGGGCAGATCGTTGCCGAAGAGCTCGACGTATCGTTTGCCCGCGTTGTGGTCGTGCTCGGCGACACGGCCCTCGTTCCCAATCAGGGCGCGACGATTGCGAGCGAAACAATTCAGATTACGGCCGTACCGCTGCGCAAGGCTGCCGCGCAGGCGCGGCAGTTTCTGGTCGCGCGCGCCGCCGAGCGGCTGGAGCTTTCGGCCGAGGACCTCGTCATTGAAGACGGCCTCGTCCGCGGCAAGGACAATCGCAGCGTCAGCTATGGCGAATTGATTGCGGGCGAGACCATTCGCCTTGAACTCGCCGACGACGTTCCAGTTAAGTCCGTCGACACCTACAACATCGTTGGTCGATCGTTGCCGCGCGTCGATCTTCCGGCGAAGGCGACCGGTGAACTGGTCTATGTGCACGACATGCGCGTGCCCGGCATGCTGCATGGCCGCGTCGTTCGTCCGCCCTATGCCGGCGTCGACGTCGGCGACTTCATCGGCAACAGCCTGATCGCGGTCGACGAGGATTCCGTGCGCGACATCCCTGGACTTGTCGCGGTCGTTCGCATCGGCGACTTCGTCGGCGTCGTCGCAGAGCGCGAGGAGAATGCGATCAAGGCGGCGGCGCAGCTCAAGGTGAGCTGGAAGCCGGTGCCGACGTTGCCCGACCTCAAGGACATTGAAACGGCGTTGCGAGCCAATCCATCGACGCCACGAACGCTGATCGACAAGGGTGATGTCGATGCGGCGATTGCCGGCGCCGCCAAGCCGATGCCGCGAACCTACATCTGGCCCTATCAGATGCACGCCTCGATCGGCCCGTCCTGCGCGGTTGCGGATTATCAGGAGGATGTGACGCGGGTCTGGTCCGGCACGCAGAACCCGCACCATCTGCGCACTGATCTGGCGCGGCTGATCCACCGGCGCGAAGCCGAGATCGAGGTGATCCGGCTGGAGGCTGCCGGCTGCTATGGCCGCAACTGCGCCGATGATGTTTCCGCCGACGCGGTGCTGCTGTCGCGCGCCGTCGGCCGGCCCGTCCGCGTGCAATTGACGCGCGAACAGGAGCACGCCTGGGAGCCGAAGGGCACCGCGCAATTGATGGATGTCAACGGCGGATTGAACGCCGATGGCAGCATTGCCGGCTATGATTTTGCGACGCGCTATCCATCGAACGGCGCACCGACGCTGGCCCTGCTGCTGACCGGCGCCGTCCCACATACGCCGGTGGTACTCGAGATGGGCGATCGCACCGCGATCCCGCCCTACGACTACGAGAATCTGCGCGTGGTAGCGAATGATATGCCGCCGATCGTGCGCGCCGCCTGGCTGCGCGGCGTCTCGGCGCTGCCGAACACCTTTGCGCATGAATCCTGGATCGACGAATGCGCCAGCGAGGCGGGTGTCGATCCGATCGAGTACCGTCTGCGCTATTTGAAGGATCCACGCGCGATCGATCTCGTCAACGCGGTGGCCGAACGCGCCGGCTGGAAACCGCGGCCGGTACGCAAGGAGAAGCAGGCCGAGGACGATATCGTGCGTGGGCGAGGTTTTGCCTATGCGCTCTATGTGCACAGCAAGTTTCCCGGCTATGGCGCAGCGTGGTCGGCGTGGATCGCCGACGTCGCGGTGAACAAGGCGACCGGCGATGTCAGCGTGACGCGGGTGGTGGCGGGCCAGGACTCCGGCCTGATGGTCAATCCGGACGGCGTGCGCCACCAGATCCACGGCAACGTCATCCAGTCGACCAGCCGTGCGCTGATGGAGGAAGTGTCGTTCGATCGTAGCTCCGTGACGGCGCGCGAATGGGGCGCCTACCCTATCATCAAGTTTCCCGAGGTGCCTGAGATCGACGTGCTGATGCTGCCGCGGCAGGATCAGCCGCCGCTCGGTGTCGGCGAGTCCGCCTCCGTCCCCAGCGCAGCCGCCATCGCCAATGCGATCTATGATGCGACCGGCGTGCGCTTTCGCGAGTTGCCATTCACGCCGGAACGCATCTTGCGGGGGCTGCGCGGCGAGGAGCCGGCGGCACCAGGGGCGTTGCCTGCGCCTGCATCCGCACCACAGCCTGATCTCAACCGATGGCCCAGTCCGTTCGCCGGACGACGCGGCGTGCTTGCGACTGCCGCAGCGCTGTGCGCGGCTGCAGTCGGCATCGGCGCCGCAGTGTTGCCGTGGCGAGCGATCGCGCCAATCGCGCGGCCCGATGCCTCGGTCTATTCGGCCGCGACCATCGCCCGCGGCGAGCAACTTGCCGCGCTCGGCGATTGTGCGGTGTGCCACACCGCTGCGAACGGCGTGCTCAACGCCGGCGGCCGGCCGCTGCCGACGCCGTTCGGCACGATCTATTCGACCAACATCACACCCGATGTCGGAACCGGCATCGGCGCCTGGTCCTATCCCGCCTTCGAGCGCGCAATGCGCGAGGGCATCCATCGAGATGGACGGCATCTCTATCCCGCGTTTCCCTATCCGCATTTCGCCAGGACCACTGACGCCGACATGCAGGCGCTCTACGCCTATCTGATGGCGCAGTCGCCGGTGCGAGCGGAGAGGCCGGCCAACGCGCTGGCATTCCCGTTCAACCTGCGCCGGCTGATGGCCGGATGGAATGCGCTGTTCCACACACCCGCCGTGTTCCAGCCCGATCCCGCAAAATCCGAGATATGGAATCGCGGCGCTTATCTCGTCGAGGGCCTCGGCCATTGCGGCGCCTGCCATTCGCCGCGCAACGCGCTCGGCGCGGAGAAGGCGAATGCCTATCTCGCCGGCGGATTTGCGGAGGGTTGGGAAGCACCGGCGCTGACCTCGTTGTCGCAAGCGCCGATCCCGTGGAACGAGGATGAGCTGTACGCATATTTGCGAACTGGCGAGTCGCGCCTTCACGGCGTCGCCGCGGGGCCAATGGCGCCGGTGGTGAGGGAACTCGCGGCGTTGCCTGATGCCGACATCCGCGCCATGGCGGTCTATCTCGCCTCGTTCAACGAGACCGCGATCGATCGCCCGGCGCAGCAAGCGCTTGCCGTCAGGCTCGAAGCCTCGACGGGCACGCGAACGCTTGCAGCCGCCAGCGTCGGCGCGCGTCTCTATCAGGGCGCCTGTGCCGTCTGCCATGAGGTCGGCGGCGCACCGCTGTTCGGCAGTCGGCCATCGCTGGCGCTCAACAGCAATCTGCACAGCACCGTGCCCGACAATCTGATCCAGGTCATCCTGCACGGCATCGCAAAGCCGGCCGTGACCGACCTCGGCTACATGCCGGCGTTCAAGGACAGCCTGAGCGACGGCCAAATCGCCGAACTGGTCGCTTATCTGAGGCAACAATTTGCCCCCGATAAGCCGGTCTGGAAGGATATTCCTGCTGCGATCGGCCGTATCCGGCAGGAATAG
- the pncB gene encoding nicotinate phosphoribosyltransferase, with product MAVTDIASRTYNHGWRLDPIVRSLLDTDFYKLLMLQMIREFYPEQRVTFSVINRTRQVRLAEIIDEGELRAQLDHARTIRFTKKELIWLAGNTFYGKTQMFSPDFIHWLANFRLPEYELNKVDGQYELHFHGPWTHTTMWEIPALAIMNELRSRQSTKGQGRFVLDVLYARAKAKLWSKVERLRKLEGLRLSDFGTRRRHGHLWQRWCVEAVKEGLGPSFTGTSNVLLAMDNDLEAIGTNAHELPMVAAALANSDEELRWAPYRILDQWRHTYGGNLLIALPDAFGTKTFLRDAPDWVADWTGFRPDSAPPITAGEDIIKWWKQKGREPKEKLLVFSDGMDVDSIEETYRHFAGRVRISFGWGTNLTNDFVGCAPDGSADLDPISLVCKVTSVDGRPAVKLSDNPEKATGTPSEIERYLRVFGNAGRVRTAVHV from the coding sequence ATGGCAGTTACCGATATTGCATCCCGGACCTATAACCACGGCTGGCGGCTCGACCCGATCGTGCGCAGCCTGCTCGATACCGATTTTTACAAGCTTTTGATGCTGCAGATGATCCGGGAATTTTACCCGGAGCAGCGCGTAACCTTTTCGGTCATCAACCGCACCCGGCAGGTTCGCCTCGCCGAGATCATCGATGAGGGCGAACTGCGCGCACAGCTCGACCACGCGCGCACCATCCGCTTCACCAAGAAGGAGCTGATCTGGCTCGCCGGTAATACGTTCTACGGCAAGACCCAGATGTTCTCGCCGGACTTCATCCACTGGCTCGCCAACTTCCGCCTGCCCGAATACGAGCTGAATAAGGTCGACGGCCAGTACGAGTTGCACTTCCACGGGCCATGGACCCACACCACGATGTGGGAAATCCCGGCGCTCGCGATCATGAACGAGCTGCGCTCGCGGCAGTCGACCAAGGGTCAGGGACGCTTCGTGCTCGACGTGCTCTATGCCCGCGCCAAGGCCAAGCTGTGGTCCAAGGTCGAGCGCCTGCGCAAGCTCGAGGGCCTCCGGCTGTCGGACTTCGGCACGCGCCGGCGCCATGGCCATCTGTGGCAGCGCTGGTGCGTCGAGGCCGTCAAGGAGGGGCTCGGCCCCTCTTTCACCGGCACCTCCAACGTGCTGCTGGCGATGGACAACGATCTCGAAGCGATCGGCACCAATGCGCATGAATTGCCGATGGTCGCGGCCGCGCTCGCCAATTCCGACGAGGAGCTGCGCTGGGCGCCCTATCGCATCCTCGACCAGTGGCGACACACCTACGGCGGCAATCTCTTGATCGCCCTGCCCGATGCATTCGGCACCAAGACATTCCTGCGCGATGCACCGGACTGGGTCGCCGACTGGACCGGCTTCCGTCCCGACAGCGCGCCGCCGATCACGGCCGGCGAGGACATCATCAAGTGGTGGAAGCAGAAGGGCCGCGAGCCCAAGGAGAAGCTGCTGGTGTTCTCCGACGGCATGGATGTCGATTCGATCGAGGAGACCTATCGTCACTTCGCCGGACGCGTCCGCATCTCGTTCGGCTGGGGCACCAACCTCACCAATGATTTCGTCGGCTGCGCGCCGGACGGATCGGCCGATCTCGATCCGATCTCGCTAGTCTGCAAGGTGACGTCGGTCGATGGGCGGCCGGCGGTCAAGCTGTCGGATAATCCCGAGAAGGCCACCGGCACGCCGTCCGAGATCGAACGTTATTTGCGCGTGTTCGGCAATGCCGGACGCGTCCGCACCGCCGTGCACGTCTGA
- a CDS encoding O-acetylhomoserine aminocarboxypropyltransferase yields the protein MPAPKPPAFETLSLHAGQRPDPATGARAVPIYQTTSYVFQDSDHAAALFNLERAGHIYTRISNPTTAVLEERLAALEAGVGAICTASGMAAMHLAIATILNAGDHIVASSSLYGGTINLLAHTLPRFGITTTFVKPRALDEFRAAIKPNTRLVIGETIGNPGMEVLDIPAVAQIAHDAKIPLLIDNTFATPFLSRPIELGADIVMNSATKWIGGHGIAIGGVIVDGGRFDWHASGKFPQLTEPYAGYHGIVFDEQFGQAAFIMRARTEGLRDFGACLSPTNAFQLLQGVETLGVRMERHMSNTLAVLEALSANKAVEWVLHPALENHPDHQLAKRLLPRGAGSIISFGIKGGRAAGKKFIESLRMISHLANVGDAKTLVIHPASTTHQQMDAAQLKAAGVGEELVRLSIGIEAVSDIIDDLGQALRASQKV from the coding sequence ATGCCCGCACCCAAGCCGCCTGCTTTCGAAACCCTGAGCCTGCATGCCGGCCAGCGCCCGGATCCCGCGACCGGCGCCCGCGCCGTTCCGATTTACCAGACCACCTCCTACGTATTCCAGGACTCCGACCACGCCGCGGCGCTGTTCAACCTGGAGCGCGCCGGACACATCTACACCCGTATCTCCAATCCCACGACCGCCGTTCTTGAGGAGCGGCTGGCGGCGCTGGAGGCCGGCGTCGGCGCAATCTGCACGGCAAGCGGCATGGCCGCGATGCATCTGGCGATCGCGACGATCCTCAACGCCGGCGACCACATCGTCGCCTCCTCCTCGCTCTATGGCGGCACCATCAATTTGCTGGCGCACACGCTGCCGCGCTTCGGCATCACGACGACGTTCGTCAAACCGCGCGCGCTCGATGAATTCCGCGCCGCGATCAAGCCGAATACGCGGCTGGTGATCGGCGAGACCATCGGCAATCCCGGAATGGAAGTGCTGGATATCCCGGCGGTCGCCCAGATCGCGCATGACGCCAAGATTCCGCTGCTGATCGACAACACCTTTGCGACGCCGTTCCTCAGCCGCCCGATCGAGCTCGGCGCCGACATCGTGATGAACTCCGCGACCAAATGGATCGGCGGCCACGGCATCGCCATTGGCGGCGTCATCGTCGATGGCGGCCGGTTCGACTGGCACGCGTCGGGCAAATTCCCGCAGCTCACCGAGCCCTATGCCGGCTATCACGGCATCGTTTTCGACGAACAGTTCGGCCAGGCTGCCTTCATCATGCGCGCCCGCACCGAGGGCCTGCGCGACTTCGGCGCCTGCCTGTCGCCGACCAACGCGTTTCAACTGCTGCAGGGCGTCGAGACGCTCGGCGTGCGGATGGAGCGCCACATGAGCAACACGCTTGCGGTGCTCGAAGCGCTGAGCGCCAACAAGGCGGTCGAGTGGGTGCTGCATCCGGCGCTGGAAAATCATCCCGACCATCAGCTCGCGAAGCGGCTGTTGCCGCGCGGCGCCGGATCGATCATCTCTTTCGGCATCAAGGGTGGCCGCGCGGCGGGCAAAAAATTCATCGAGTCGCTCAGGATGATCAGCCATCTCGCCAATGTCGGCGACGCCAAGACGCTGGTCATTCACCCCGCCAGCACCACGCATCAGCAGATGGATGCAGCGCAGTTGAAGGCCGCCGGGGTCGGCGAGGAGCTGGTGCGGCTGTCGATCGGAATTGAGGCCGTTTCCGACATCATCGATGATCTCGGCCAGGCGCTTCGCGCATCGCAGAAGGTTTGA
- a CDS encoding alpha/beta fold hydrolase, whose translation MQLSVNGADVFVATGGRPFDPSLPAVVMLHGAGFDHSTWALHSRWFAHHGYAVLAPDLPGHGRSGGSPLPTIADMADWTAALLDAAGAPKAKLIGHSMGSLIALETSARHPDKVSGLSLIGTAAAMTVGPDLLKAAEVNNPDAIDMVSIWGLGFKAELGGSLAPGLWMHQGAQRVLQQTRPGVLYSDLNACNSYQNALAAAAQVKVPVTFILGERDMMTPAKGGKALAAATPNARIVIVPGAGHMIMAEAPDELLAALRQ comes from the coding sequence ATGCAGCTTTCCGTCAACGGTGCTGATGTCTTCGTCGCGACCGGCGGCCGTCCGTTCGATCCGTCGCTGCCCGCGGTGGTGATGCTGCACGGCGCGGGGTTCGATCATTCGACCTGGGCGCTGCACAGCCGCTGGTTCGCCCATCACGGCTACGCCGTGCTGGCGCCCGATTTGCCCGGCCATGGCCGTTCGGGAGGCAGCCCGCTGCCGACTATCGCCGATATGGCCGACTGGACTGCCGCGCTGCTCGACGCTGCGGGTGCGCCGAAGGCGAAGCTCATCGGCCATTCGATGGGCTCGCTGATCGCACTGGAGACGTCCGCGCGTCATCCCGACAAGGTGTCCGGCCTCAGCCTGATCGGCACCGCTGCTGCGATGACGGTAGGCCCCGATCTGCTCAAGGCCGCCGAGGTCAACAACCCTGATGCCATCGACATGGTCTCGATCTGGGGCCTCGGCTTCAAGGCCGAGCTCGGCGGCAGTCTTGCGCCGGGACTGTGGATGCATCAGGGCGCGCAGCGCGTGCTGCAGCAGACGCGACCGGGCGTGCTCTACAGCGATCTCAATGCCTGCAACTCCTATCAGAACGCACTCGCGGCAGCCGCGCAGGTGAAGGTGCCCGTCACCTTCATTCTCGGCGAGCGCGACATGATGACGCCAGCCAAGGGCGGCAAGGCGCTGGCGGCGGCGACGCCGAATGCGCGGATCGTCATCGTTCCCGGCGCCGGCCACATGATCATGGCCGAAGCGCCCGACGAGTTGCTGGCGGCGTTGCGGCAGTAG
- a CDS encoding S1C family serine protease: MLDFTSDITDDGLSSRTAEPARDNDRVLLDAYSNAVIDVTERVGPAVVRVETGPKVRSVRERGGLGSGIVISPDGLVLTNSHVVGSSKEIRLRDTEGFVTDAHVLGVDPDTDLALLRADGARDLRYASLGNSKSLRRGQLVVAIGNPLGFESTVTAGVVSALGRSIRSVSGRTIEDVIQTDAALNPGNSGGPLVSSAAEVIGINTAIINGAQGICFAVASNTAQFVLSEIIRHGYVRRAYIGVAGQTAPIPRRHAVVAGVDNKMGALLARIEPDSPAAKAGLLPGDVVIKLDGVEINGVDDLIRALDRDRIGRTLVMDVLRMGRLRAIDIHPVERKQVARQ, encoded by the coding sequence ATGTTGGATTTTACCTCAGATATCACCGATGACGGACTGTCGTCGCGAACCGCCGAGCCTGCCCGTGACAATGACCGGGTTTTGCTCGATGCCTATTCCAATGCCGTGATCGATGTGACCGAGCGGGTCGGTCCCGCAGTCGTGCGCGTCGAAACCGGGCCGAAGGTGCGCAGCGTGCGTGAGCGCGGCGGACTTGGCTCCGGTATCGTCATCTCGCCCGACGGTCTCGTGCTGACCAACAGCCATGTGGTCGGATCATCGAAGGAGATCAGGCTGCGCGACACCGAAGGATTCGTCACCGACGCTCACGTGCTCGGCGTCGATCCAGACACTGATTTGGCCTTGCTGCGGGCCGACGGCGCGCGCGATCTGCGTTATGCCTCGCTCGGCAATTCCAAGAGCCTGCGTCGCGGCCAACTCGTGGTCGCGATCGGCAATCCGCTCGGCTTCGAATCGACGGTAACCGCCGGCGTGGTGTCGGCGCTCGGCCGCTCGATCCGTTCGGTGAGCGGCCGGACCATCGAGGACGTGATCCAGACCGATGCTGCGCTGAATCCCGGCAATTCCGGCGGGCCGCTGGTGTCGTCGGCGGCAGAAGTGATCGGCATCAACACCGCGATCATCAACGGCGCGCAGGGCATCTGCTTTGCGGTCGCCAGCAACACGGCGCAGTTCGTGCTGTCCGAGATCATCCGCCACGGCTATGTCCGCCGCGCCTATATCGGCGTTGCAGGCCAGACCGCGCCGATCCCGCGGCGGCATGCCGTGGTCGCCGGCGTCGACAACAAGATGGGGGCGCTGCTGGCGCGGATCGAGCCGGACAGCCCGGCCGCGAAGGCGGGACTGTTGCCGGGCGATGTCGTGATCAAGCTCGACGGCGTCGAGATCAACGGCGTCGACGATCTGATCCGCGCCCTCGATCGCGACCGTATCGGGCGGACGCTCGTGATGGATGTATTGCGCATGGGAAGATTGCGGGCGATCGACATCCACCCGGTGGAGCGCAAACAGGTGGCGCGGCAGTGA